The Arcobacter arenosus genome has a window encoding:
- the flgL gene encoding flagellar hook-associated protein FlgL, whose translation MIRSTQTTMYRLDNLNNEQQRISYQMSTGKKLQDGSDDANIYSREVYIDDKIRMYEGLKFQIEKTTAQNNSSDSTLADAKNLVSYTKTEVIKALNATTDDTARLAIATNLEGVKQNLYMLANEEVEGEYLFAGSDSSVQAFSMDETTGKVTYNGDALLRKVAVEDGEYRERGANGFEAFFYSTSSAYKGDTLEFTENQRIVDQDGDEWKIETSAEVTSGALTFTSGQSVIDNNGTVWNINGSGELVNDQGDIIASGDISGTGTESDPYSINLPATTTSSSTISGFSTIQLVEYKPNGDASGETLTISGNSTDNFTITVPNVDGTKFEAKENIFDTMDSIINALKKLDSDGNPVEDDVARAALQNGLDEIGEAYDGMNIAHGKLGGRNQVFEISLERISAKVTQYNILSQEVGAADLSKVAVEAKALELTYTALYSTINKMNELSLVNFVR comes from the coding sequence ATGATAAGGTCAACGCAAACGACAATGTATAGATTGGATAATCTTAACAATGAGCAACAAAGAATTAGTTATCAGATGAGTACTGGTAAAAAACTTCAAGATGGTAGTGATGATGCTAATATCTATTCAAGGGAAGTTTACATTGATGATAAAATCAGAATGTATGAGGGTTTAAAGTTTCAGATTGAAAAAACAACTGCCCAAAATAACTCAAGTGATTCAACACTTGCTGATGCAAAAAATCTAGTTTCTTACACAAAAACAGAAGTTATAAAAGCTCTAAATGCAACAACCGATGATACTGCAAGACTTGCAATAGCAACAAATTTAGAAGGTGTGAAACAAAATCTATATATGTTAGCAAATGAAGAGGTTGAAGGTGAATATTTATTTGCTGGTTCTGATTCTTCAGTTCAAGCTTTTTCTATGGATGAAACAACTGGAAAAGTAACATATAATGGTGATGCTCTTTTAAGAAAAGTTGCAGTTGAAGATGGTGAATATAGAGAAAGAGGTGCAAATGGTTTTGAAGCTTTTTTCTATTCGACTAGTAGTGCCTATAAAGGTGATACCCTAGAATTTACAGAAAATCAAAGAATTGTTGATCAAGATGGAGATGAGTGGAAAATTGAAACCTCTGCAGAAGTTACAAGTGGAGCATTAACTTTTACTTCAGGACAATCTGTAATTGATAATAATGGTACTGTTTGGAATATTAATGGTTCTGGTGAACTTGTTAATGATCAAGGGGATATTATTGCTTCAGGTGATATTTCAGGAACAGGAACAGAATCTGATCCTTATTCTATAAATTTACCTGCAACAACTACATCATCAAGTACAATAAGTGGTTTTTCTACAATACAATTAGTAGAATATAAGCCAAATGGAGATGCAAGTGGTGAAACTTTAACTATATCTGGCAATTCAACTGATAATTTTACAATTACTGTTCCTAATGTTGATGGGACAAAATTTGAAGCAAAAGAAAATATTTTTGATACAATGGATTCAATAATTAATGCTCTTAAAAAACTTGATTCTGATGGTAATCCCGTGGAGGATGATGTTGCAAGAGCAGCTTTACAAAATGGTTTAGATGAAATTGGTGAAGCTTATGATGGTATGAATATTGCCCATGGAAAACTTGGTGGAAGAAATCAAGTTTTTGAAATTTCACTTGAAAGAATTTCTGCAAAAGTAACTCAATATAATATATTATCTCAAGAAGTTGGAGCTGCTGATTTATCAAAGGTAGCTGTTGAAGCAAAAGCATTGGAGTTAACATACACTGCACTTTATTCAACAATAAACAAGATGAATGAATTATCTTTAGTTAATTTTGTTAGATAG